The Spinacia oleracea cultivar Varoflay chromosome 2, BTI_SOV_V1, whole genome shotgun sequence DNA segment GGGGAAGGTTACTTAGGAGTTCCCATCGTGCGGAGGGGTTCCTAAGTTTTTTTTCCTTaccttgtaaaaaaaaaaaaaaacaagaagggGAAGGAAGAAACTATCAGAGAAGGGCCGTTTACAATTGTTCATCGGGAGAATTATGACATATTTCAAATCCTTCTTGGTGATGGTGTGTGTGCTTCCCTTGGTGCTAGTGATATTGTTTCATGTTTTGATGGTGGAACTTGAGGGTAAGTTCTTTCCAAGGAGGGATCGATGCGTTACCATGCATACATTGCATAATTTCCTTGAGTTGAGTTCTACTACTAATAGGATTCTCCATATCTTAGTTTACTTAGAGCTTGTtttgagttaattttttttttaatttttttttccagaattCTATTGCCGATTGAAAACTAATTTCTTTGTAGTATTTTATGTTATCATTAGCTGATTGTTTTTAGTCTTTTCTAAGCCTTCTAGGAGTCTAATTAGGCGTGACTTATGTGCCTAAATTGGCTTTCATGCTTTTAAAGTATCCCAGATTGTGTTCTCGTGTTTAACAAGTGAAGTTACACATAAACCCTTCGATTAGGTGAGTGAAACCTGATTTAAGAGAGGTTTGATTAGTTAGTGAGTGAAGCTAATTCAATCCATCCCCGAAACCTTCCTAAATCTTGAGGTTAAGGTAACTGAAGCCATAAAATCATATTTAGAACCCTTAGGTGTTAACGAACGAGTGAAGCTTGTTAAAATCTAAGCTAAACGCTCAAGATTCACATCACGTGCTCTTCAAAGAATTTTATCTCAAAATATTGTGCACCATTTCGACTAACccttaaaatattaatttcgtTCTTTCTTTGGTATCATCACAATTATGTAACATGATCAAGTTATTTTACAACTATGTTAACATAGGTATCAGTGTCGGATATGGGTGCATATCCAAGTGTCAGACATATTACTATGTTAGGGCTCAAATTATGGGAACAATAACAACACTGTCTTTAGATTGTACGTCGATGTACGGACAAATTTCTGATTTCAGAAGCTGAGTTTGCTTTTCACATTACAAATACATGTTCACACATTTTAGGTTGCCTTGTTTGCTAGTTCTTGTTGAATTTTGATTATAAGCATATATTGCATGATTTCTCGTTCTATGAATACTTGGTAGTTGAAGTATATGGTTTCATATTGTTATCATCGGAGTGTCAAGTAATTTGTAATCGACATGAGTTTGTAAGACAAAGTAAAGAGTAAAAGTTCATAACAATTGGTTGCAGGGCAAACACCATGCATTATCTTCTTCATGGTTGCCACCATAAACACCCCATGGATGCACTGCGACTTGTCTTTCCTCCAGCTGGAGCAGCAATTCTTTGCGTACCAGTATGTCCGACTTCCCTTGATTTTGTTGTCATTCTGTTCGAAGTTGAATATTTAATGCTAATGTATCAAAGTTACTTTTTATGTAAGAGGATGTGGTGGTAACTAGTTGGACGAGGATAACTTTTTAAAGAATATtccctctgttccataatgttcctcatgtttagttgtttactattcatatggtcaaagtttaaaaactttaACCACAATTAGTAGTATAAAAGAGAAAAACATTAACTTGTGGGGATCTCATTGGATTCATTTCaataataaattttctaaatatcaattttttatatttttactaatgcgagattaaaactattaatggccaaagtagtgcattggagaccgcgcataataaaaaagtgaggaacattatggaacggagaGAGTATAGGCTAACCTTTATGATGTACTTGGCGATAATGGTGTGACTTTTATTGAGAATTGGAGTGACTTGCCGTTCTATGTTAATAGACCACCTCATGATAGAATTTACTCAGGTGTACTTGGGCTGATTGTCCTCGCATGTCTCAAAAATTAAGTAATCTTTGCCTTagtaaaatgatgttttcgtgAGAGCAAGAACCTTTTGATCAAATATATTGGACAAGACATGTGCGAAGTCTTGCTTTTACATGTTCAATCTCAGGAGTTAAGGTTTGTATTGCCAAAAGACGGGGATGCAACTCCAGAAGGATAACTATAACTCTGAAACCACTGATTGTGTATGAGACCTAGATCATGTTCATCTTTCTCACTACACTTGTCACCATAACGAAAAGCTTCCATATCGGCACAACTTGTGATTCAAGGTTGAGAATACTGAAGGGATGCCGTCTTCATGAATGGGATTGACTACACTATAATTGGCTAGAAAATTAACCCATGCTTATTTATATCAGATAACTTTCCTGGttatgttttctttcttttggaACCTTTGTCATAGCATAGTAGTTTTTGGCGTCTGCTACCAAAATTACCTGAAAAACAGGGGAAAACAAAGTTATCAAGGAGTATGAAGAATTTAAATACAGatattttaaactttagaaGTTTTATTATTGTCCTTGGCTTTTCACACTTCAGTGCCTTTTCTTATCACAGCAGCAACAAGCCAACAACCCAATCTAATCATAATCACCAACGAAAGGGTTTGTGGAAGTCTAGCTATACCCAGCCATAACTTTCACATGGAAATTATTTTCCAACCTAAACCTATTTATTACCATTTGGCTTTTCTGACTGTTTGCTATgtgtaagaaaaataaaatatgttTTAAGCAAGGAAAGGTAATATTTTATTTGGGCATTGTAACATTTTATGGTCAACGTTCGTACAAAAGTGAAAAAATATAACAATCTATGGTCAAAGTTTGTACCAAAGTGAAATTATGATGAATgaaaagggacggagggaggaCTAGTTTGTTTCTTCCGAActgataattttttatttgatttccaGATTTGGAACATAattagggttttttctactCCATCTGTTGCACCCGCTTTATTTGGTGGTGTATTGCTGGGATACGTAATGTATGATACTACTCATTATTATTTGCACCATGGACAGCCAGGCACAGGAGTTCCTAAAAAGCTTAAGGTAATAACATATGTTGAAGTGCTGAATGTCCTATATGTTGTAAACTTGTAATGCGAAAGTTAGCACAATTGTttttttaaaacttattttacTGCAGAAATACCACTTAAATCATCATTTCCGAGCTCAAACGAAGGGGTTTGGAATCACCTCCTCCTTATGGGACCATGTGTTTGGAACATATCCCCAACCCAAAGTCGTATCTTGACAATGGTATTCAACACTTCTGCTGATGCATACAGATTGTTGTAAAGCCTGTGAAACTACGGAGATAATTTCAAAGCAGGGGCCTGGAATGCAGAGTTTCTTATTCACCATTTTATTAATCTTTGAAGTAGTGTGATATCTAATTACTTTTCTGGATGCCTATATTATGTAAAATAGTGTATTATGTGAATTTATGCTAATATGTCATGATGAaagattaaatgaatttatgcTAAGTGTGTATTTAACAAGCAAAACAATTCCTCCGTATTTATTATGTCTTTATTGATATGAGGTTAAGGCCAGAATGGTACAAGGAAGTTGGCTTCTCTGAAAGCAAACTTTGACGACCTAGTGATCAGAGCAAAATCTTAAGTTGAAATTATATATGTGGCAATTGATTATGATTGTATGGTATCACTATCTATTATCTAATTAGAAGACATGAACTCATGCTAGAATCGTGTTCGGCGCAGTGGCACATGATGTGAGGGGATTTCTCACACATCACatgggtattttagtaatttgtatcaacaaacaaataaaataataacggGTTTTTCATgagatacccccgaggtttaagtttattcaccaggtaccctcgttgtttcagtaatccaccaggtacccctcaggtttcattttctcgcatgacttaaccctgccgttaagtggccgttagaaactttttttcaccaggtaccctcgtaatttatttcaccaggtacccctgaggtttctTAGTTTTTCACCAGGTATCCTTATGTTTTATGgtaatttcaccagatacccctgctcaccaacagctacttttttttaaaaaaactggCTGGTATGGAACTGCATTCCATAAGTCCATAAGTCTTTCTGGGTTGCTGCAAATGCATACAACCCATATGTGTACAACAAGGCAATGGAGAAGATTGCCAAAATTGATCCAAAGGTTGTTGATTATCTGTCCCAAGTGCCAAAGCAGTGGTCAAGGCACAAGTTTGAACCACAAGTGGTTTATGATCACAACACCACCAATTTTGTTGAATCTTTCAACGCTTGTACCAAGCCTTTTAGAGACATGCCAGTGTACACTCTGATGGAAGGTAAATGTTCTATCTTTACTGCTTTTTACACTGTGGTTGCATATGTTTTACACCACCCCTGTCCTTTTTATTAATACATTTTCTGTTTTGCTGCTTTATTTTGTTTGTGCTTGGATGCTTGGATCTAATAGAGGCTGGGAGTTGGTGTATGAAGAAGATTGGGTCTAGATTTGGCAAGGCTATAGAAATGGGACCAAACCAATTGACTGAATATGTTGCTGGGGTATTAGAAGAGAGGAGTCAACAGTCTAGGTTTTGTTCTGTAACAGCTGCTGTGGGAGGGGAATATGAAGTGAAAGAGGGGGCTGTCAAATACCCTATTAAGTTAGATGCAAGGACTTGTGGTTGTGGAGTATGGCAAATATCTGGCATACCTTGCAGACATGGCCTTAGGGTTATTTACCACCAAAGACTTGAGGCTACTGATTTTGTGTCTCACTACTTCAAAGGGCAAGCATACAAGTTAACTTACTCAGAGCACATGCACCCCATGCCTGACCCAACCCAATGGCCTTCTTTTGACCTTTCTATTATCCTCCCACCACCCATGAAGAGAGCATCAGGTAGACCC contains these protein-coding regions:
- the LOC130467412 gene encoding uncharacterized protein, which produces MEKIAKIDPKVVDYLSQVPKQWSRHKFEPQVVYDHNTTNFVESFNACTKPFRDMPVYTLMEEAGSWCMKKIGSRFGKAIEMGPNQLTEYVAGVLEERSQQSRFCSVTAAVGGEYEVKEGAVKYPIKLDARTCGCGVWQISGIPCRHGLRVIYHQRLEATDFVSHYFKGQAYKLTYSEHMHPMPDPTQWPSFDLSIILPPPMKRASGRPPKLRKRGKHDTRIKNIRMPFFIAPCINFFCCSSFFFIW